A region of the Clostridium estertheticum subsp. estertheticum genome:
AAATGCTTGCACCAAGTGGGCTTAAGATAAGTCAGTATTTATTGATTAGCAATATAAAACGTTTAGGACCTATAAGCGTAAGTAATATAGCTTTAGAAATTAGACTAGATAGAACTACCATAGTACGAAATCTTAAACCTCTAGAGGCTAGAGGTCTTATTATAGATATAGCCACAAAAGGTGCACGAAATCGGCAATTAAAACTTACGGATAAAGGAAGTGAAATTTTAGAGGTAGCATTGCCGCTTTGGGTAGAAGCACAAAATTATATTAAACAATATTTAGGTGAGGAAGATATTAATACTTTAACAAGATTACTAGCTAAAATTGAGGCATTAGTGCCTTAATTTTATGCGATAAGCGTGTACATACACTCAAATAGTAAAATATATAATAATTGTTGAAATAATAAAGAAAACGGGGGTACTAGAATGAAGAATCTAATAAAAAATGAAATTGAGAAATTTGTATTGGAAAGTAAAGGAAACTGGTTTGAAGAAATTAATGACCATTTTTATGATGAACCTATTATAAAATTTGCAGCTGCAGATGATCCTTTATTTGAAGAATATAAAAAAATAATTGGTAATCAGCATTTTACACCAAAAGAGGTTTTCGAGTTAGCCTTTGGGGAAGGCAGTTATAATGGAGGAACAGTTATAAGTGTAGTACTGCCTATAAATGAAAAGATTAGGAAGAGCAACAGAACACAAAAAAAACATGGGTCAAGAGAATGGTCATTGGCCCGTACTTTTGGAGATGAAGTATTTATTACGGAATTTGTTAAGCACTTAGTGAATAGTTTAACTGAAATGGGACATAGAACTCTATCACCTTATCATTCTGAATGGTTTGAAATTAGTGTTACAGAATCAGGGCCAACATCAAATTGGTCAGAACGTCATATAGCTTATGTAGCTGGACTTGGAACTTTTTCAATAAATGATGCTTTTATTACTGAAAAAGGAATTGCAGTAAAGTTAATTTCAGTTGTAACTGAATTGAAACTTACGCCAGACATTAGAGAAGCAAAAAAACATACAGAAAATTGTTTGCTATGCAGTAAAGGTATTTGTGGAGCTTGTATTAAACGCTGTCCCGTTAACGCTATATCCAAAGAAGGACATGATAAAATAAAATGTTATAAACATGTTTATGGAGACGAATCAAGAAAATTAGCAGAGTCATATGGGGGAAGTCCAAAGGCAGGATCGGGATGTGGATTATGTCAGACGGGAGTGCCTTGTGAGGGTAGAAATCCAATTAAAATTAGTTAGTATTTTAGATGTCATAACAATAATTAAAAATTATTGTTATGACATCTTTCAATTATCTAAAAAACTGATTTTGATAGTTAACAGCACTTTTAAGGTTAATGAATGTTTTTGCTTAAGTAGATATACTGTACTTAGTTACAAACGTATACAGTAATCGTATACAGGTAGCTGGATATTTTAAAGTGATTTTTTTATGTTACCTATGTAAACGTATAATAAAACAAATCAAGGGATGTTAGTTATAAATAGGGAGGAATTTTAAATGGTTCGTAAATGTATTGTAATGAAAGTATTTAGTGGGTTTCATGCTGAGTATAAAAGACGTCATGATGTAATTTGGCCTGAGATGGTTGAGATGTTACATGAGTATGGTGTAAAAAACTATTCTATTTTCTTGGATGCAGAGACGAATAGTCTAATTGCATATTTAGAAATTGAAGATGAAGTTTTATGGAGTAAAAGTGATGCAACCGAGATTTGTCAAAAATGGTGGGCCTATATGAAAGATGTTATGGAAACAAATGAGGATAATAGCCCAGTTTCAATGGAGTTAAAAGAATTATTCCATTTAAATTAAAAAAAAGGAGGAATAATAAATGATTAGTAAAGAAGAAAATAAACTGGCTTGGAAAACCACTATTTCAGCATCTATGGCAAATTACATTGATGCAGGTTCTATAGTTGCTGGAGCTGCGGGTTTATCACTATGGACTTCGTATCTTCATATGAGTGATGCGAAACTTGGATTATTAAGTGCTTTAAGTTCGAATGCTGTTTCAGCAGCTATTGGTGCGTTAATTGGTGGTTATATATGTGATAAATATGGTCGTAAATTGGTTTATAATTTCTCTATGATATTCTATATGTTTGGCATGTTATTTATTATTTTTTCACAGAATTTTGGAATGATGTTAACTGGATATATTATCGTAGGATTATCAGTTGGTGCTGACATTCCGGCTTCTTGGACAACTATTGCAGAAGGAGCACCTGCTAAAGAGCGTGCAAAGCATTGTGGTACAGCGCAACTTGCATGGGCGGCAGGTCCCGTTATTGTTATGATTCTATCAGTTTCGCTAGGACATTTAGGGCTTCTTGGTAGTCGTATAGTTTTTGGACATTTATTTGTAGTGGCGCTTGTAACTTGGTTAATAAGGAGAACTTTGCCTGAGTCACAATCTTGGTTAGATCAAAAGAAAAAAGAAAAACAACTTATAGCAAAAGGACAACTAAAAAAGGTAACTATTAAAGATTTATTAAGACCAGTAAATTTTAAGTCAATAATATTTTTACTTGGTGTATATTTATTTTGGAATTTGGCAGCAGGTACAATGGGATTTTTCATGCCATTAATTTATCAAACAGTTGGTAAGGTTTCAGCAGAAACTGCTAACTTACTTCAAGCAGGTTTATTTGCATGTACAGCTATTGGTACTTATTTTGTATTTATGAGACTTGGAGATAAGGTAAGTCGTAGAGGTATTTATGCGGTATCAGCCATAATGGCAATCGGGGCATGGTCAATATTTTTATTACCAGCGTCAAGTATGAAACCTAGCATGTTATTAATATTTGTTGTTGGATATGGACTTTCATGTGGATTTGGTCAACAACCATTTTATCAATTATGGGCTAGTGAACTTTTCCCAACAAAATATAGAGCATCTGCTCAAGGGGCAATGTTCTTTGT
Encoded here:
- a CDS encoding MarR family winged helix-turn-helix transcriptional regulator, whose protein sequence is MERKIYYKKSATCNCINLRRASLSITEVYDEMLAPSGLKISQYLLISNIKRLGPISVSNIALEIRLDRTTIVRNLKPLEARGLIIDIATKGARNRQLKLTDKGSEILEVALPLWVEAQNYIKQYLGEEDINTLTRLLAKIEALVP
- a CDS encoding (Fe-S)-binding protein yields the protein MKNLIKNEIEKFVLESKGNWFEEINDHFYDEPIIKFAAADDPLFEEYKKIIGNQHFTPKEVFELAFGEGSYNGGTVISVVLPINEKIRKSNRTQKKHGSREWSLARTFGDEVFITEFVKHLVNSLTEMGHRTLSPYHSEWFEISVTESGPTSNWSERHIAYVAGLGTFSINDAFITEKGIAVKLISVVTELKLTPDIREAKKHTENCLLCSKGICGACIKRCPVNAISKEGHDKIKCYKHVYGDESRKLAESYGGSPKAGSGCGLCQTGVPCEGRNPIKIS
- the rhaM gene encoding L-rhamnose mutarotase; this translates as MVRKCIVMKVFSGFHAEYKRRHDVIWPEMVEMLHEYGVKNYSIFLDAETNSLIAYLEIEDEVLWSKSDATEICQKWWAYMKDVMETNEDNSPVSMELKELFHLN
- a CDS encoding MFS transporter, producing MISKEENKLAWKTTISASMANYIDAGSIVAGAAGLSLWTSYLHMSDAKLGLLSALSSNAVSAAIGALIGGYICDKYGRKLVYNFSMIFYMFGMLFIIFSQNFGMMLTGYIIVGLSVGADIPASWTTIAEGAPAKERAKHCGTAQLAWAAGPVIVMILSVSLGHLGLLGSRIVFGHLFVVALVTWLIRRTLPESQSWLDQKKKEKQLIAKGQLKKVTIKDLLRPVNFKSIIFLLGVYLFWNLAAGTMGFFMPLIYQTVGKVSAETANLLQAGLFACTAIGTYFVFMRLGDKVSRRGIYAVSAIMAIGAWSIFLLPASSMKPSMLLIFVVGYGLSCGFGQQPFYQLWASELFPTKYRASAQGAMFFVVRIALGLWSFVIPTIMSKFGFQLAAACMIGFLIISAIVGIAFAPKTSGRTLDDIEKERYGEINL